The Candidatus Methylacidiphilales bacterium region GCGATATTTTTTTGCGATTGGATCGAACGCAAAAATGCCTCACGCATCTCGTCACTTTCAGTCTCCGGCTCACCCTGCACAGCCTTAGGCCAAAGATTTTCAAAAAAATTCGCCAGTTGAATGATCCCCTTCTCGCCGTTTCCAAAAGTTATCCGATCCGGCATCGACGCCGAATTCACATACTGCCGAAACTCCTCTCGATCCGCTAATGACGGCTTCGGCCGCAGATTCGCCTGTGCTAGAGCGTCAAGAAACTGTTTCAGCGCCGACTCACTCACGCTGTAGAGATACCAGCCCTTTGCCTCTGCAAAACAAAAGCTGTGCTCATGTTCCCCAATTGCCAACCGCACCCTGCGATACATCGTGCCCTTGTGCGAGTCTTTGCTCACCTCGAAGAAGTCCTCCAGCTTTTTCACCAAAGGAAGCGCGACTATATGCTTTTTGTAATATTCTTCAAAAGCTGCAACGATTCTCCTCAACTTAGGCAGATCCTCAGGCCGCGGACGAATCCCTCCCACTAAATGAATCGAATCTTTCGTAGCCGGCAAAACTCGGATCAATGCAAAAAAGCTTTCCCCACGATCTGCCTCGTAAAGTTCGAAGACAGTCTGTTTCAAAAGCTGATAGAGCTCCTGCACAGCCGGATACTTCTCAAACGTAGGCTTAAGCGCTGCCACAAGCTGCTCCTCTGCAAGCGTGACCACTCGCACAGTATCCGGATGCCCGTAAAACTTATATGCCGCACTCCCCTTAAAACGATTCCACGTCTGCTCCTGATTCGGCACCCAATCAAAAAACAACGTATACTCCGGAAGAAGCTGCGGCACAGCTACCGATGCTTCTTTTTTCGCACAGCCAACAATACAGCTGACGACAAAACAAAACCCTATAACCCCCGCAGCGCGATAAACTGCAACTACGTTTAGATTTCTCATGCGATGCCTTTTATATGGGATTAAAAAAAACGAATAGCTAAATCTGACGACAACTTTTTACAGCCAGCCTTCTGTGTCGGAGTCACAGCTTGCGTGCCATCCTCCACAACGGCATCATTCCCCACATGAGCGACACCGTATGGACGCTTGATGAACTCAAAAAATCAGAACCCCAAAAAAACTTCTTCGCCGTCCTAGGCAAACCAATCCATCACTCCCTATCCCCCATCATGCACCGTGCAGCATTTGAAGCCGCAGCAATCTCCGCTCAATACGTCCGCATCGAATGCAGCGAAGATACACTCGAGCCAACCCTCCATGAGCTCCGACGAATCGGCGCTCGAGGCTGGAATTGCACCCTCCCACTCAAAGAAGCCATGTATCAACTCTGCGATGAACGCGATGCTCACGCAGAAAAGCTCGGCGCAGTCAACACCGTCATCAACCAAAATGGCCAACTCATTGGACTCAACACAGACGGCCCTGGCTGGGTCACAGCCGTCCGCGAAGCATTCGGCGTAGATGTCCGCGACTTACGCATCCTCATCCTCGGAGCAGGCGGTGCAGGCCGCGCACTGGCTTTACAAGCAGCACTCGAAGATTGCGAGACCCTTGTCATAGCCAATCGCACGTTTGAACGAGCTCAACAAGTCGCACAAGATGCCGAGCGACTCTTCCCCACAAAAAACAAGCTTTCAGGATCGGCCTCCTCACGAGTCCATGCAGTGAACTGGCACAGCGAAGCGATGCGACAAGCCATCCGCAACGCCGACCTCGTTGTAAATGCGACTGCGTTAGGTTGGAAACTCACCGACCCCAGTGTCGTCCCTGGAAACTGGCTCCTTCCACACCTTTTAGTGTATGACACTGTCTATCGTCCCCGCATTACCCCGTTTCTACGTGCCGCTGCAACGGCCGGCGCCCGCATCAGTAATGGCCTCGGAATGCTCTTGCATCAAGGCGCTATGGCTTGGAGCTTGTGGACTGGCCGCGAAGCTCCGATTTCCGCTATGCGTCATGCCCTAGAAAAGGCTCTAGACGAGGATCAAACATGAACGGCGACTGGCCCGCAGAGCTCCATTCGTTATGGAGAGAGCCGTGGATTGGGGCAATATGGACAATCTGGGGCGCATGCGTGGGATCATTTTTAAATGTCTGCATTTACCGCATACCGCTTGGTCGCTCATTGATTCATCCTCCCTCAAGTTGTTCAGCCTGCGGTAGAGCATTGCGCTGGTATGAGAATGTGCCCATTCTAAGTTGGCTTGCTCTGCGCGGCAGATGCCGATGCAGACTCATAAAGCTTGATGTGCGTTACCTCTTAGTCGAAGCCGTTACAGCTTTTTTAGCGTGGCTTTTGTGGTGGCAAAACTGGAGTCTGCCAGCCGCAGGAGTCTGGCTGGTATTTTTTAGCTTCTTAATTGTGGCCACAGGAATCGATTGGGATCACATGATTATCCCTGACCGTATTTCACTAGGGGGAGCAGGACTAGCTTTCCTAGCGCAAATATTCGGCAGCGCACACATCGAAGGCTTAATTGGATGGCGAGACGCTGTGATAGGAGCAGCTGCCGGTGCTGGAATTTTGTGGGCGATCGGCTGTATGGGACGCTGCATGTTCAAAAGAGACGCAATGGGAATAGGCGACGTTAAGCTCATGCTCTTAATCGGAGCCATGGTGGGTTGGCAAGGAGTGCTTTTTGTGATCGGAAGTTCTGCTTGTATCGGAGCCGTCCTTGGAACTGTTTTGATGCACAGCTCTCACTGGCGACGTTATGAGGGACGCTTGCCATATGGACCCTTTTTGGCGCTCGGGGCTATCTTGTGGGTGCTCGGAGGCAAAGAGTGGTGGCGGAATTATTTTGATTTTTGGAATCACCTCCGCTGGATGTAAAACTCGCCTTTCTCGAAATTCACGCAATATGCTTTATAACGAGAGCGCGCCGCAGCATGAACTTTATTAGGCCACGCTATAGCTGCGGTAGTATTCGCTGTATTTGTAGTAATAGTATTCAGGCAAGTTGGTATCCACACCGTTAAATATGAGTCCGAGCACTGGCACTTGGCGTTGATAGAGCACGTCAAGTGCGGCTCTCACGAGTCGGGCATTGGTGTATCCTGCACGTAAAACGAAAAGAACTCCGTCGGTTTTAGGAGCGAGACTTGAAGTATCGTCCGTAGCCATAATTGGGGCACTATCAAAGAGGATATAGTCGAAATGGTTTTCGACTTCGCGAATGAAGAGACTGACTAATGGACTCAGTAGCAGCTCGCCCGGCTGTGCAGGCATCTGGCCACAAGGAATGATGTAAAGGTTAGTCACACTTGTCTGAATGATGGCGCGATCCCAATGAGTTTCTTGACGCAGTATTTCTGAAAAGCCAGGCGTGCCGCGAATTCCGAATATCTGATGTTGGCACCCCCTCCGCAAGTCGGAGTCCACAAGCAACACTTTGCTGCCAGCAAAAGCCATCGTGATGGCAAGGTTGGCGGAAACAGTGGATTTGCCATCGCCTGGGATTGCGCTAGTGACGACGATGCGTCTTGGCCGTTGTCCTTGGACAGGCATGTAGATAAGAGAGGAACGAATGTTTCGATAGGCCTCTGCAAAGACGTGACGTTCGTCTTTCTGTTTGAGAAGGTCAATGCGCTCGTCAGGACCAACTTCAACCTTTGGAATCTGCCCGGCTATGTTTTCTCTAAAGAGCTCTTGTAGTTCAGTCAGGGAATTGATGCGATCATCGAATCGGTCGATAAGCATGATCAGACCAAGACCGATAACTAAACCAGTAATCACAGAAATCACTGCTGTCTGGACTACTTTTTTAGGTTGCTCATAGGGAGGAGAAGCGTTTTCAAGGATAGTCACAGTCTCTTGTTCTACGGATTGTGCCATCCCGACATTTTGAATGCTTTGAAGTAAACGAGAATGGGTCTGTTGAAGTCTCTCCACCCGACTTTTAAGGCGATTGTATTCAGCAAGTCTTTCACTAAGGTGAAGGTTTCTTTCTTCTGCCTGCTTTATATTTTCTTTTAAATTTTCGATTTGTATCTCGATACTTTTTTTACGAGATTCAGCATCCTCAAGAGTTTGTTTTTCGAAGATTTCAAGTAGTTTTTGTTTTCTCCTGATCTCCTCTTGGAGTTGTATAAGTTTTGGATGTTGAGGCCGAA contains the following coding sequences:
- the aroE gene encoding shikimate dehydrogenase encodes the protein MRAILHNGIIPHMSDTVWTLDELKKSEPQKNFFAVLGKPIHHSLSPIMHRAAFEAAAISAQYVRIECSEDTLEPTLHELRRIGARGWNCTLPLKEAMYQLCDERDAHAEKLGAVNTVINQNGQLIGLNTDGPGWVTAVREAFGVDVRDLRILILGAGGAGRALALQAALEDCETLVIANRTFERAQQVAQDAERLFPTKNKLSGSASSRVHAVNWHSEAMRQAIRNADLVVNATALGWKLTDPSVVPGNWLLPHLLVYDTVYRPRITPFLRAAATAGARISNGLGMLLHQGAMAWSLWTGREAPISAMRHALEKALDEDQT
- a CDS encoding prepilin peptidase, whose translation is MNGDWPAELHSLWREPWIGAIWTIWGACVGSFLNVCIYRIPLGRSLIHPPSSCSACGRALRWYENVPILSWLALRGRCRCRLIKLDVRYLLVEAVTAFLAWLLWWQNWSLPAAGVWLVFFSFLIVATGIDWDHMIIPDRISLGGAGLAFLAQIFGSAHIEGLIGWRDAVIGAAAGAGILWAIGCMGRCMFKRDAMGIGDVKLMLLIGAMVGWQGVLFVIGSSACIGAVLGTVLMHSSHWRRYEGRLPYGPFLALGAILWVLGGKEWWRNYFDFWNHLRWM
- a CDS encoding polysaccharide biosynthesis tyrosine autokinase, yielding MDFQEVSFGHSPPQPPGVFLTRFLTRLYRFRALLKKYWWIVLLALTVSILVGAILIVTSKPIYISSGKMMVAPRVNIPESMVYTEEYQNFFGTQMNLMRSAKVLQNARDRLQSTMPDLKQSSARLEVGIIPRSSIFQLNAISEDKDYVQHFLSAVMEEFINLKKQMRSDTASTTLESISQEIRRVERELQAGDDELRNFQRDNNVVALEEQAANASKQLVELTNQLSQLKKEYDLLDKLSVQQNIERKQRAQAGAMDSEDKKTLSEALASSERQYAETKTEMQMLEAEVNALSEYLRPQHPKLIQLQEEIRRKQKLLEIFEKQTLEDAESRKKSIEIQIENLKENIKQAEERNLHLSERLAEYNRLKSRVERLQQTHSRLLQSIQNVGMAQSVEQETVTILENASPPYEQPKKVVQTAVISVITGLVIGLGLIMLIDRFDDRINSLTELQELFRENIAGQIPKVEVGPDERIDLLKQKDERHVFAEAYRNIRSSLIYMPVQGQRPRRIVVTSAIPGDGKSTVSANLAITMAFAGSKVLLVDSDLRRGCQHQIFGIRGTPGFSEILRQETHWDRAIIQTSVTNLYIIPCGQMPAQPGELLLSPLVSLFIREVENHFDYILFDSAPIMATDDTSSLAPKTDGVLFVLRAGYTNARLVRAALDVLYQRQVPVLGLIFNGVDTNLPEYYYYKYSEYYRSYSVA